In Zingiber officinale cultivar Zhangliang chromosome 9B, Zo_v1.1, whole genome shotgun sequence, the genomic window acttgagggggaggcttgtgatacggtgcacgTTTTGTGGGGTCAATAGGATGATGTGGTTACGAGTCAAGGTCacaagagggtcagaagtcaagctgacctggaggtcaggaaggtcagaggtcaagcctccgtggtcggtcaatagtcaagctgacgtggaggtcagtaaggtcagaagtcaagcctccgtgggcGGTCAACAGTCAAGCTGATGTGAAGGTCAGtaaagtcagaagtcaagcctccgtggccggtcaacagtcaagctgacgtggaggtcatgaaggtcagaagtcaagccacCGTCTGTCAGCAGTCAAGCTGGCATGGACAgcagggaggtcaaaagtcaagcttacgtggtcAAAGTCAAAATCTCAGAGGACAGGGTGGTCAAAGGAGAGGATTATAAGATCAACCCTGACAATGGGTAATAAACGGGTCCGCGGGCCAGGTATAGCTGAGGACGGAGAACAAACACAGAGGTCTGGCAcaaacccagcgtgcaggtcgggacatccaatccaaggatcacaggtctggttATAGACCTGGTGTGCGGGtcaggacatccaagccaaggatcacaggtctggttacagatctggcgtgcaggtcgggacatctaaGCCAAGGAGCAGAAGTCTGgatacagacccagcgtgcaggtcgggacatccaagccaaggatcacaggtctggttacagacctggcgtgcaggtcgggacatccaagccaatgAGCAGAAGTCTGGATACAGACCCAACGTGCAGACTGGATATAGCGGATGACAAAGGCCGGTCTATATACAAGTTTAATACAGATCGGGGCATACAAGTCAAGGATAATATTATATAAAAGCAGGGCGGGTCCAGATCTCGGAACGCGGGCTCGTAGTtcaggcactacaggacaaatCAGCCAAAGAATCGTAACCgtttgtcagagaatgtcagagaataatcaaggTGTCAGGGAATATACCAACAGTCGGGGCTCAATACACTTTCGGTTTTGTCGTTAGCCTATTAAGAGGAGCCACGTGTCAATCACCACCAGACAAAACCTGACagtcgacattccctgacacccgtcagacccagaaacttcgttgcagtataaaaagggatgccttgtcccttatgcaggtacgctcactcgtcatttctcactagtcttttacttttcgtcaTTTCTTTGTGATTTCTGGGAAAAAATTActtaacttgagcgttggagggcctgacccggggactttttccctagtttttggtctctaacgattggtggactcgtctgagtgtgtgcagaacgACAGCGTCATCATCCTGGTCATTTCTCTCCGTCAGCCGCCCGTGCGAACCGTTCCAGGGGGGCACCTAGTAGCTTCAACCCTTCGAAGACCTTTCGTCAACTCCCCGTACAACAAGACCCGCTTTTATCCGACTCAGCTTCTGGACGGAATCACTCATCAAGAAAAGAGGCAATTCCTAAGTGGTAAGCTCCATAATCTTTCAAAGGCTCTTGCCGTTGAAGAAACAGAGAATAACTATAATAATGAAGAAGGATTAGTTGAGGAGACTCAGACTTCAAGGACATATGCTGGAAACCAATGTGAATTGGTATCAACTGTCAAAGTTCAGAAAGATATACGTTCTTTACAAGAAAAAGACGTTGCTGAAGCTTCGAAGCTTGAAGAAAGATATAATTTGAAACCTGGGCTTCCTCAGGAGGATGGCAAGATTGACTATGCATGTGCCAGCTTCAGGTGGAGACATATGCTTGTGCTCTTGGAAACGTGTATACCTTTGGACCAACTTTTCGAGCAGAACACTCCCACATATCGCGGCATTTGGCTGAATTTTGGATGGTTGAGCCAGAGATAGCATCTGCCAATCTGGAGGATGTGGAGATCGACGTGTCGGAGTGGTTCCAGACTGTGACGGAGTACGCCATCACGCGGACCGCCTTCAGGAGAATTTTTGAAGACGGTAAGGTCGTGTTCAATCTGCAGACTCAGCCGATGGCCTTTGCGGCAAAAGCTTTCCGTAATATATTCAACCCTGGCTATAGATTTTTGACTGATGCAGGAGGATTATCTTTTTactattttgattaaattttagatttttgaaTATTTAAAGGCATTTTTGGTATTTAGAGTGTTTTTTGGTAATTTTTGTCCTTTGGTAATTTTTGGTATTAAAGTATTTTtggtcatttttattttttatttttagattttgagtTCTTTAAATATTTTAAGATTATgagtattttttctttttattaggATTCTTTTCCTTTCGGAATtgttaatagtttttttttttttttaagagttttttttcctttctttacaagCTTCTAATTAAAGTCTATATATTGATATTTCTTTCCTTTGTTATCCCTTCTGGttttcttctcaatttttctCTTTTCGTAGTATGTAGGATAATCACTATCTTATCCTTCATCACTTTTCACTATGTTACCCTTCATCACTTTTCCAATGTGCCTGCGTGTAACTCAAAACATgtacaatttttttaatttatttttgttagCTCCGGGAGTAAGCTAATTAGAGATTAGTAGATTGAGCTATAATgttcaagttaaaaaaattaaaataaaataaaaattagatgcTCATATTTAGgttgtgtaattttttttttttgattttttttttaagttttgagtTTAGAATTTAGGGTCCAGAGTTTAATATCTAGGATATAGTATTTAGGgtgcataattttaaatttttttttagggtttaaaatttaaaatttaggatatAATATttgtgattttaaaaaaataaaaaaacaacaacACTTGAGGTACCTAGATCAACTCCTGAAAAGCACACATACTAAAAATTGTGTAGGAGACATATACACAGCGCCTCTCATATGGGGAGGTGCCTCTAATGATCGAAGGCGTCTCCTCGCAAGAGAGGCGCCCACATAGGGTGTGCAAACTTTTATATATACACGCGCGCACGCAGACACACAAAACACTTTTCACAAATATTTGAAATTTCCACAAATATTTCGAAAATTGACTTTGAATGTATAAACTATTTCAAATTTACCTGGTGAAACACATACCTGAATTatcaaaaggaaatttttatctgAACAAACAATTGGGTGGATCGATGTGGAATGTATTTTTGCACATTTAGTTAGCAGAACCCTTTGAGAATGCAAATTTTTATGAAGAGAAAACGGGGGAAAAAGGGGGGAAAAAATGGAAAACATACGTTCCAGCATTGGGTCTGAGGGAGATGTGACTGGGGTTGTTCAGGCAACTTCTAAAACCACCTTCCCTGGTACACGTCTCTTTTGCTTCACCTCATGGGCCTTTTGCACTTCTGCAATGGGAAATACCTTATCTACTGGAATTTTCAGCATCCCTGCTGTTGACAGTCGGCGAATCTCATGTAAACCTTCGGCGTCCGCCCTCATGTACGTCCACCAGTAATCTGATTAACATGATCAGATTGTGTTATTCAGTAACCTAAATGGAAGTCCTAAATTTCAAACACTTGCATGAAAGGAACAGCAGTAATAGTTGATAAAAGAGAGCTTTTATCTTGAGAATCCATTAAGTGGGGAACATTGTGATAAAAGTAACTAAAATCATCTAAAAGTTGCCAGCTGATAGAAGCATAATGTTTGGAGCTATCTTCTAATGGCTTCAATTCAATTCTGATGCAACAGGAGTTGGTTGCACCCAGTCTGCAGTACAATTACTTTGTttatttgtgttaaaaaaaaagttttcaagACCATTGAAGAATTAATGATCATATAGCAACCCCTTATAATATCTCAAACAAGAAATACAATGATAAATACACTTCACAAGAATATAGCATCAAAATTAACCTATATAAAAATGTGATCCTTTTCCTTTCAGGCATTGGTTTAGTAATTAAATGTGTCtagataagaaaaagaaaaatgcctTTGTACCTATTCCATGAGAATATCTGTATTGGAGTTGCTTCTTTAGCAAAATAGCTGTTGCAGCAGGCAAACCGATCGGCAATCCATACCGATCTGCCAAGGAAGCTGCTTCACCCTATAATATTACAAAGAGATGCGCTTCGATACAACAGCATAAAGACAAGAGCAACAGGACAAAGTGTTGTCTGAAGGAGTTAAAAATGATAATGATTCAAATAAATATTTCTCAGATATCAACCTGCAGCGTCATATAATGTCCACCTTTCCTCAAAAGATTGATGCCAGTCTTCTCAGTTTCAGGTGCACCTATGGTATCAAGAACAACATCAAATTGTCCTTTAATTGCATTCTCTATGTCCTGCAAATGCATCACAGCATGATATCTCATGAGTATTGGATAGGAACATAGTGATGGTAAACACATATGAATATAAAGAGTGCCCTTACCTCAGCAGTATAATCAATGGCCTGTTCAGCACCAACTGATAACACTCGGTCAATACTCTGGCTTCCACATGTAGTAGAAACACTGCAGCCGGCAGCTACTGCAATCTGAATTGCAGCTAGACCAACTGCTCCTCCCCCGCCAATCACTAACACTCTTTGTCTGATAAGAGGATaacatttgaaaaaaaaagagattatgTAAACAAACTGTGGATTCCTATTAAGAAGGCATATCATTTGACGAGCATTTAGAAATTTAAA contains:
- the LOC122025519 gene encoding reticulon-4-interacting protein 1, mitochondrial-like gives rise to the protein MGIATLWRLGGRGIVAARRLPLGLRPASTSASATSCRAVLLPRFGGPEVLEVRSDVAVPDLKPREVLVRARAVSINPLDLRMRCGYGRCIFEPLLPIILGRDISGEVAAVGASVSSLDVGQEVFGALHPTAVRGTYADYAILSEDELTVKPASITHVEASAIPFAALTAWRALKSTARITDGQRVLVIGGGGAVGLAAIQIAVAAGCSVSTTCGSQSIDRVLSVGAEQAIDYTAEDIENAIKGQFDVVLDTIGAPETEKTGINLLRKGGHYMTLQGEAASLADRYGLPIGLPAATAILLKKQLQYRYSHGIDYWWTYMRADAEGLHEIRRLSTAGMLKIPVDKVFPIAEVQKAHEVKQKRRVPGKVVLEVA